Proteins encoded within one genomic window of Rossellomorea vietnamensis:
- a CDS encoding DUF2515 domain-containing protein, whose product MDKFSNTYRFLPYLPEPKRTKEWIHDVNHLVDEYNQDNISRTKAYQTFFLLHPEIKWSFLASMVSRNAGWNMTDLKGDIFPDLLSHKTCDLLFMTYERANWSIFQDAFPQLLLYHYSTLYKKKMFHLFQDFHISHFMQEEWNRFWEERDERRLVQSLIINEQHLIQGPVIEHGLYKRKVFGSSLFFLEDHLHFSSVLFPTLHGDLYGASVHGFRKVENRIKLGNLLFELLFHPDYHSLFLEFALKVEHTGTRTDYEKYCRGVPETNTPVLKKAYGPITHNWAHHTDWSVDKIIEGNWYEKQELPGDVIMTKWFFHKQRQLQKMAVTKKFFKGIWPGRKKKKMRTF is encoded by the coding sequence ATGGATAAATTCAGCAATACTTATCGCTTTTTACCCTATTTACCTGAACCTAAACGTACAAAAGAATGGATACACGATGTAAATCATCTGGTGGATGAATACAATCAGGATAATATATCACGCACAAAAGCTTATCAAACATTTTTTCTCCTTCATCCTGAGATAAAATGGTCTTTCCTGGCCTCTATGGTATCAAGGAATGCTGGATGGAATATGACCGATTTAAAGGGGGATATCTTTCCCGACCTCTTGAGTCATAAGACATGTGATCTTCTGTTTATGACATATGAAAGGGCGAATTGGAGCATCTTTCAGGATGCATTCCCTCAACTCCTTCTCTATCATTATTCGACGTTATATAAGAAGAAAATGTTTCATCTCTTTCAAGACTTTCACATTTCGCATTTCATGCAAGAGGAATGGAACCGGTTCTGGGAAGAGAGGGATGAAAGGCGATTGGTGCAGTCACTCATCATAAATGAACAGCATCTTATCCAGGGGCCGGTCATCGAGCATGGGCTGTACAAGAGAAAGGTGTTTGGCTCGTCGCTCTTCTTTTTAGAAGACCACCTGCATTTCAGTTCCGTCCTTTTCCCTACTTTACATGGAGACCTTTATGGGGCGAGTGTACATGGTTTCAGAAAGGTTGAAAATAGAATCAAGTTGGGTAACCTCCTGTTTGAACTATTATTTCATCCTGATTACCATAGTCTCTTTCTTGAGTTTGCTTTAAAGGTCGAGCATACAGGTACCAGGACGGATTACGAGAAATATTGCCGTGGAGTCCCTGAAACGAATACACCTGTTCTTAAAAAGGCATACGGTCCAATAACCCATAATTGGGCTCATCACACGGACTGGTCCGTCGACAAAATTATTGAGGGGAACTGGTATGAAAAGCAGGAACTTCCTGGAGACGTCATCATGACAAAGTGGTTTTTCCATAAGCAGCGGCAACTGCAGAAAATGGCAGTCACCAAGAAGTTTTTCAAGGGGATATGGCCTGGTCGAAAGAAAAAGAAGATGCGGACATTTTGA
- the yppF gene encoding YppF family protein, with protein sequence MNLNELLKRYESSKQYQATDQQELLTLAKKLYISNEISFHHYKGLAKEINTIEENAISTP encoded by the coding sequence ATGAACCTTAACGAATTGCTGAAAAGATATGAAAGCAGTAAACAGTATCAAGCAACCGACCAACAAGAACTTCTTACACTGGCCAAAAAACTTTATATTTCGAATGAAATCTCCTTTCATCACTACAAAGGATTAGCGAAAGAGATCAATACAATAGAAGAAAATGCGATTTCAACTCCATAA
- the recU gene encoding Holliday junction resolvase RecU, which produces MKFHYPNGKKYVEATLPSKKPKAKPKQVSYSNRGMTLEEDINETNQFYLTFQKAVIHKKPTPVQIVDVHYPSRSAAVIKEAYFKQPSTTDYNGVFKGRYIDFEAKETKNKTSFPLQNFHEHQILHMESVHKQEGITFVLIRFSLSEEVFLLPYEALRVYWDRMAGGGRKSIKREEMEEKGFSIPLGLHPRVDYLKIVHQLYF; this is translated from the coding sequence ATGAAATTCCATTATCCCAATGGAAAGAAATATGTGGAAGCGACATTACCCTCAAAAAAACCAAAGGCAAAACCGAAACAAGTATCGTACAGCAATAGAGGGATGACACTGGAAGAAGATATCAACGAAACCAATCAATTTTATTTGACGTTTCAAAAAGCGGTGATTCACAAAAAACCCACCCCGGTTCAAATTGTGGATGTTCACTATCCTTCAAGGAGTGCCGCAGTCATAAAGGAAGCGTACTTTAAACAGCCGTCAACGACAGACTATAACGGGGTCTTCAAAGGAAGATACATTGACTTTGAAGCGAAGGAAACGAAAAATAAGACGTCCTTCCCCCTTCAAAATTTTCATGAACACCAGATTCTTCACATGGAGTCGGTCCATAAGCAGGAAGGCATCACTTTCGTACTCATTAGGTTCTCCCTCTCAGAAGAGGTATTCCTCCTACCTTACGAGGCACTGCGTGTTTACTGGGACCGCATGGCAGGTGGCGGGAGAAAATCAATCAAGCGGGAGGAAATGGAAGAGAAAGGGTTCTCCATTCCATTGGGACTCCATCCCAGGGTCGATTATTTAAAAATAGTCCATCAGTTATATTTTTAG
- a CDS encoding YppE family protein: protein MKELINVTEELLVLSEKMISEYKSRRESGEKGDFYTEVKPFADEVKEKNDRWKDLSLNWIKDTKPKHIHFPQILNTFDNIEMLSVHCFFPESSYNRFISHYQSVSYVLGTELDELNGK, encoded by the coding sequence TTGAAAGAATTGATAAACGTTACGGAAGAGCTTCTCGTCCTGTCCGAGAAGATGATAAGTGAATATAAAAGCAGGCGCGAGTCAGGTGAAAAAGGGGACTTTTATACTGAAGTGAAGCCGTTTGCGGACGAAGTGAAAGAAAAGAATGACCGATGGAAAGACCTGTCCCTGAATTGGATCAAAGATACTAAGCCTAAGCACATCCATTTCCCTCAGATTCTCAATACGTTCGATAACATTGAAATGTTATCGGTTCACTGTTTCTTTCCTGAATCCAGTTATAACCGGTTCATCAGTCATTACCAATCTGTTTCGTACGTTCTCGGTACCGAACTCGATGAATTGAACGGAAAATAA